In the genome of Doryrhamphus excisus isolate RoL2022-K1 chromosome 11, RoL_Dexc_1.0, whole genome shotgun sequence, the window ccatgtctgtgcggagtttgcatgttatccgggttttccggtttcctcccacattccaaaaactggtatctacatgtgccctgtgattggctggcgaccagtccagggtgtaccccgcttctcgcccgaagacagctgggataggctccagcaccccccctcgcgaccctcgtgagaaaaaagcggtagaaaaatgaatgaatgaacaaatttaTTTGGTTAAAGTACATTTCCGTTCAGATTCATGAccttaaccaaggttctactggaTTACCTTTAACTGAAGTTACCGACAGTGTAAGTAATCTTCGCCAATGAGATTAGACAGCAGGTAAGCCCATTACTGCCCATGTAAATAAGACGCTGGTTCGGTTTTTTGGGAGAATAAAAAGGAACGAATATGCTAACGGTTAGCTTCTCTGTCACATCTTGACCACACGTTATGCAAATAGAGTCATATCATATCATGCTGTGAGATCGTTCTATCACAGTCAAGTATCATCAGCGGAGCAGACGGCAACTTTCCAACTTGTGGGAGTTGCAGCAtgtcttgctcaagggcacATCAGCCGGCTTCAGTGACCAGCGTTATGTAACACGTCCGCTGCCAATCAATTTTCCTCTCGAACCAAATGGATTATGTAGCAGACGAGCCACACACAAATGGAAAACTTTTACAAGCGAGTGAACGGCACAACTACTTTCATTTACTCATGCTAGGCTAATGTTAGCTCATCTGTGGCGAAAAGAAACGTAAACAATAAAACGATTATTAAAATCAGATTTCCTCACAAAGTCTGATCCTCGACGGAAACGACACTCGAGACGTCAAAATAGACATCAAATATTGACCTCGGAGAAAATAGCAAGTAGCATCTGTGCTAATTCTACTTTCCATCGACAACAAGctaaaaggctaaaaacaagcaattagctaaaaatgtaattcaatacttctctaaaaagagaggagaaatatgatctcagggaagaactacatttgaaacacttgctatgctaggactacgttagcgttagcatagcatttcagtatgtggaattaaactatattgtatcactatattgacggttactatggtacccattatgtcattgtatggtcatattaccttgtactacgtgacaaaaaaattaataaataaaattaaattaaaataaagtaaattaaataaaatttaataaaattaaataaaacaaaattaaattaaattaaattaaacaaaattaaattaaaaaaataaaaattaaaactaaaaaaatctattaggaaagcaggaagtgaacaaacagttactgattgtaaaagtaccagatatgaggggtaggatttaataagctttgcttcttcctactcctttttggacatgtggaactgggaactgattatgtgatgcgttcaattgtcatctgatgcacgttcaaacggaattaaaccattaaaccaCTTCCTGATTCATAAATATTGAAAGCGTTAATAAACATTTCTGACCTTTGACCCGGTAGCAGTTATTCTGAGCAGCAAGTTGACAGAAAAATTAGCTAAAACTAAAACTCTGTACTTTTTACACAGATTGCTGCCCCCTTCTAACAAAAAACCGAATGGCTCAAGTCCACTTTGGGGGCTTCCTGGATCCTGTACCTTGTTAGAGAAGagcaaattatgcaaattaggttcacttataaaaaaatactaattaaaaaaaaagttctaatgcTTTATTGCTTCATTTTGAAATTCAAATATCATAAACTTTATGTGGTCTGTGCCTTGGCTGGGTAATATTGAAGGAAATGACGTCATGCTCAATGAAAGGATGCACATCAGTAGTAAACATATCTTTTCTGAAGTGCCCTTGAGCAATACAATACAGGTGTGCTGCCtaaacatgtgttttttttttttttgcaacttcaACCAACTTGCATACAATTACATGAAAATGggaaatattaacataaacatAATCTACAGTATCCTGCTAATCTATGCTAATCGGTTAGACGATTTTACGGCTTTAAACACTGCTGGAGGTCATGCATTCCAAACTTTTTCAGCCATAAGCTAACTAGCCTCAGTGATGCGGTTTGGCTTTTGCACTTGAACGTCCCACGTCCACTCTCACCTTTCACTTGACTCTCATAGTCCGCTATGATCTCTTTATCCTTTTTGAACCTCGGAGAAGACATCTTTTGGTAGCTTCCTGTTGAgagattgcaaaaaaaaaaaagtgcttgtcAACAAGCTGGGGGGGGCTACAATAAGCGGTGCATCCCAAACCAAGGGGGGGATTTGAAGTCCACAGCAAAAAAAGCAGGAAACGATCACTTCTTCGTGGATAGGATTCCGTTTTTAGTCTGCAATCCAGTTCGATGTCTGCCACCGGTGTGACTAAAGAGAGCgagtggaagaagaaaaaaaaatcacacaatcACGCAAGTTTCATTGGCTTCGTGGAGGAGAATCGGTCGCAGTTAGCACCGCGTAAGAAAGTAGTCCCCCTAAAACACAGCCTCACAAGCGCCTTGGTATCGAGTTAAATTGTGGCTTTTGTTCGTTTTTTTCGTTGTTTGCGACTCGGACACACACTGCCACGCAAACACCTCCCCCCCTTTCTGGAAGCTTGGAAGCTtggaaccccccctccccacaccaGTGGTTACTCCCGGCGGAGTGGGAAGGCCCAGTGGACTGAGTTGTCTGCTGCGGCACTCCGCAGCTAGAGCCGGGCAAGGGGAGCACAAGTAACTGCGCACGCGCACAAGTAAGTTCATGAGTCACGATTCAACTTCATATCTCACGTGTATTAATTTCTATGCAATAAACGCAATTTAAAGACCTACCATCTAAAaaccacaataacaataaatccAACTTGAAGCCGCTGTTGTAGGTTTGAGATATGAATCGGGAAAAATATCAATACATTCGAGTAGTTAGCATTCCTGTTGCACATTGAAACTgtggcgccatctgctggacaaAATAGAAACCGACTTCATTTTATTGCACCGACTAAAAAACATCCATGCAATTCAACACAGCACCGATAATAAACAAAACCACTTTTTTTAAGAACAAATCATATCCGCATGCGATATTAAATTCTGCAATTTTAACTTTCACGATAGAAAACAGCTTTTCCAAAACAACTAAACTACAGTACAATCATTCAAAATGCTTCTACTGCTGTGTTGGCAGTTTTCTCCCAGGGTAAGTGAAGGCATCATGTGCTCCAGTGATTCTACATGACTGAACAACAatgaaacacaaatataagtTTTAGTCTTTCACCGTcacaaatactgaaatattattattattattcaaaattacgactaatcatcatcatcatcatcaccgggTCACTACACAAAAAGTACCGCATCACTCCGCTTTCccatataataaatacatcagTGTTAGACATATCGTATACTAATTTTATACTTTTCcaatatttcaatgtttcttctaacataatatttgtatattttcttcttgtaatattgtgtttattatcccatattagaactcattcattcattcattttctaccacttatcctcaccagggtgcgCAAAaggtgccagccaatcacagggcacatatagacaaacaaccattcacactcacattcatacctatggacaatttggagtcgctaatttacctagcatgttttttttttttttggaatgtgggaggaaatcggagtacccggagaaaacccacgcatgcacggggagaacatgcaaactccacacagagatggccgagtgtggaattgaaccctggtctcgtagctgtgaggtctgtgtgctaaccactcgcccaccgtgcagcaaaactaattaaagttgcaattttggggaaattaagttgtggaataaaatccaaatattacaggaataaatttgacaaattatttaaatagaaattttaaaagtaaaaacaacaaaaaaaagagtgaaaactaattaaagttaaaattttggggaaattaagttgtggaataaaatccaaatattacaggaataaatttgacaaattatttaaatagaaatttgggaaagtaaaaaaaaaaaaaagtgaaaaaaaagtaaaaactaattaaagtggcttttttttgccaaaaaccgatattgtccaactcttgaTATTActctaatatttttataatatttatgatattttttagatattttttatatatttttcggACACTGCTGTAGTAGAGGGAAAATAGTTGTAGTTGAAGTAAAATAGGCTGCACTTTTATTATGGTTTTCATTTGGGATATTCATATTCtcatattggattttttttttttgccgaaaaccgatattgtccaactcttgaTATTActctaatatttttataatatttatgatattttttagatattttttagatatttttcgGACACCGCTGtagtagagaaaaaaatagttgtAGTTGAAGtaaaataggctgcacggtggtcgagtggttagcgcgcagacctcacagctaggagacccgagttcaattccaccctcggttatctctgtatggaatttccatgttttctccggtttcctaccacattccaaaaaaaacatgctaggttaattagcgactccaaattgtccataggtatgaatgtgagtgtgaatggtttgttgtctgtatgtgtgattggctggcccgaagacaactgggataggctccagcaccccctgcgaccctcgtgaggataagcgatagaaaatgaatgaacgaagtCCCGCGCCATTGAGCcaaaataatcagaataaatCGAATTAAAactggaattaattaattaatctggaGTGGgcggaccaaaaaaaaagaggaaatccGTCACGTCCCGAATGTCCGAGTGCGAGCACACCTGGAGTTCAGAAACTCAGCCGCGTTTGAAGAAGTTCTCCTCGATGACCTCGGTGAACCTCTCCTTCATCTGTCCACGGAATGTCGCGTACCATTCCAGCAACCTCCGCCTCCTGTCCACTTTCCGCTCCTGACtcatcgctctctctctctccagtaTAGCAGGAAGCTCCCTCCAGTCGCTAACGAACACGAAAGGTGCTCCCGCCGCTTTCAGGAGACGTAAAGGTGAGCTGGGACCACCGGCGCAGGTACCGGGCGTCAGGACATCCTCCACTACGGGAATCGACCCGTAAGAACAAGCCTCGTAGATGCGGTAGCATTCTGTGTTGACGCCGACGGGGCAGAGAGTGAGCTCGCTTTGAGACAACGCCGTGTGGTATCGATTCAGACTCTCCGATGTCTCCTGAGGGAGCCACCTGAAGGATGCGTAAGAGTTTAAAAGAAACGGTGACatagaaatgacatttttggctTACCTTTCCCTGGCAGAGGTAATGCAGTCCTTTTCCAGGCCGGATTGTTTCAGAACCTGCATGAGTGTTTCTCGGGAAGAATTCTTGTAAACAGTTCCGAGGAAATTGCAGAGGTACGGGCGGTCGGAGGTGATCATCTCGGCGCTGGGCCTGACCATGGGGAACTGCCTGTAACTGTTCAAGTTGCAAATATTAGGATTGTATGTATGGCCCTAAACCGggggggtctcaaattcaatttacttggggggccactggagctcaggtctgggtgagactgggtgatacaaaaatacaaaaaaaaaaaagtgaaaaaaaaggaaaaactaattaaagttgcaatttttgggaaattaagttgtggaataaaatccaaatattacaggaataaatttgacaaattatttaaatagaaatttgaacaagtaaaaacaaaaaaaagggaaaaaaaagtaaaaactaattaaagttgcaattttggggaacttaagttgtggaataaaatccaaatattacagcaataaatttgacaaattatttaaatagaaatttgaacaagtaaaaacaaaagaaaggggaaaaaaaaaacagtaaaaactaattaaagttgcaattttggggaacttaagttgtggaataaaatccaaatattacaggaataaatttgacaaattatttaaatagaaatttggaaaagtaaaaaaaaaaaagtgaaaaataaaacaaattaaagttgcaattttggggaaattaagttgtggaataaaatccaaatattacgggaataaatttgacaaattatttaaatagaaatttggaaaagtaaaaaaaaaaaagtgaaaaaaaaactaattaaagttgcaattttggggaaattaagttgtggaataaaatccaaatattacaggaataaatttgacaaattatttaaatagaaaattggaaaagtaaaaaaaaaaaaaaaagggagaaaaaaagagaaaaaactaattaaagttgcaattttggggaacttaagttgtggaataaaatccaaatattacaggaataaatttgacaaattatttaaatagaaatttgaaaaagtaaaaacaaaaaaaaggggcatgctaactcgctctagtttgcgagttagcatgtgtctcaagaccgtgccgcatcaggtttttaaaaaaaaacacaaaaaaaaacccatttattaataacagaaaaatgaataaactttgctttggttccgattttctacaataaaagctctgataaaacattccactgttctcaaatatcttaatttttatttttctacacaaaataaaatgaaaaataaataaatcaagaataaagaaaatcaatcaatcagtaataaataaatataataataataataataataataaaacggcaaataataaaacctttttttagattaaaattaacaaaaattgttagagccctgtaaacatgacaaaacacgactatagtcacatttatacttttttttatttacaacatattgcgcaactgcagcgtcttgagacacatgctaactcgcaaactagagagctagcgacctaaacggtagccttcaagttatttcctttaaacttaaatagccaaaaacttaccacttccacacggatagggaggataactattaacagttatttaacctttaacatgaacattaatcaaacgtaatcattttttctgggtacatgataccatacagcaaggcctcaaactggtgtcctgcgggccatatttggcccgtggaccacatgtttgagacccatgcccaaaacatttataataataaataaaataatcaagcTAATAGCCGCCACGCATCTCTGAAATGCaagggtttgcatgtttttggcatggtgggcgagtggttagcgcgcagacctcgcagctaggaggaccagggtttgattccaccctcggccatctctgtgtggagtttgcatgttctccccgtacatgcatgggttttctccggtttcctcccacattccaaaaaaaacatgctaggttaattagcgactccaaattgtccataggtatgaatgtgagtgtgaatggttgtttgtctatatgtgccctgtgattggctggccaccagtccagcatgtaccccgcctctcgccccgaagacagctgggataggctccagcacccccgaatgaatgtttttggaatgtgggaggaaaccggaatacccggaaaaaaacccacgcatgcacgggaagaacatgcaaactccacacagggtgggattgaactcgggtctcctagctgtgaggtctgcgcgctaaccactaaataatatgatgaaaaataatatttctagTAGCAGAGTTAAAATATTTAAGACAaactatgtttgttttttttgttaaatggtacaaacaatttttttttttaattccaaaaaATTTTGAATAACATGGGATTAAGGtaaaaatattacgggaataaaagccttttttattttatattttttaattttttttaatttttttttatttttatttatttattttttttgacagccAATTTTTGATTGTCAATTATAAACTTCCTGACAAAAAGACGAACTTACGTAGCAACGCCGAGGGGCCACTGGAAGACATCTCTGTCGTTGACCCAAGGGCTGTCGTAGACGACAAAAAGCAGGTCCACGACGCCGCCATTTCTCTTCAAGTACGGGCCGATCCAGTCATTGTCGCAGCGCTCGTTGCCCAGCAGGACGACAGCCACGTGAGACACGGCGTGGGAATGAACCAGAGCTTGAACGTGCTCCAACCACCGCGTGGAGTACTCCACTTTCTGCTTCTCGCGACCGTTTAAGACCACGACCAGACTGTTCATATCGAAGGGAACGTGGCCCTGGACCACGGCTGGACCTGTGTAGAAACTAAAGCGACAAAGGAAATGAATCCATATTGTGGGCGTGTCTCtactgacaggaagtggcacaGTGTTTACAATgtcagactaaaaaaaaaatgtgactttttacctGAAATCAATTTTTCCTGACTGGAGCTCGCCTTCTCTCCATTGTGCGACCTTGTCAGTCGGGTTTAGGGGTCCCTCCAAAATATGTTCCCAAAGATAAAGCCCTGCAACATGGCAACcatatcatttcatattaaaaAGCATGTACATAAccttggagtcgctaattaacctagcatgtttttggaaaacccggagaacatgcaaactccacacagacatggccgagggtggaattgaaccctggggcatccaatattagcaagattgaacttgatcttttcctgtttccgggtgcgttctttcaacgaatgctgagatattccagtggaaccttggttaaggtCATTCATCTGAACAGAAATGTACTTTAACCAAATAAATTTGTCTCAAAAGAAATTATCTTAACAGAAAACTCTattggtctgcgtgctaaccacttggccgccgtgcagcctgtaaatataaacaaacaaaattaattacagttgcaattttggggaacttaagttgtggaataaaatcaaaatattacgggaataaattatttaaatagaaatttgaaaaagtaaaaacaaaaaagggggaaaaaaaagagtaaaaactaattaaagttgaaattttggggaaattaaatTGTGgtataaaatccaaatattacaggaataaatttgacaaattatttaaatagaaatttggaaaagtgaaaaaaaaagtaaaaactaattaaagttgcaattttggggaacttaagttgtggaataaaaccaaatattacgggaataaatttgacaaattatttaaatagaaatttggaaaagtaaaacaaaaaaaagtgaaaaaaaagtaaaaactaattaaagttgcaattttggggaacttaagttgtggaataaaatccaaatattacaggaataaatttgacaaattatttaaatagaaatttgaaaaagtaaaaaaaaaaagggaaaaaagtaaaaactaattaaaagttgcaattttggggaaattaagttgtggaataaaatccaaatattacgggaataaatttgacaaattattttaatagaaatttggaaaaaaaaaaagtgagttgtggaataaaatccaaatattacaggaataaatttgacaaattatttaaatagaaatttgggggaaaaaaagtgaaaaaaaagtaaaaactaattaaagttgcaattttggggaaattaagttgtcacggggagaacatgcaaactccacacagagatggccgagggtggaattgaaccctggtctcctagctgtgaggtctg includes:
- the rxylt1 gene encoding ribitol-5-phosphate xylosyltransferase 1 isoform X1, whose translation is MKIPKRKLFLFIIFAYVAFSLYAAYNVFFSNKIISRVHRVVKKEAGPLGRVRDGGAAAVLADQWNPWEDEEVEYNSDLNKRREAFKQHMERIEKNKPKRYKVQIWGKAAIGLYLWEHILEGPLNPTDKVAQWREGELQSGKIDFSFYTGPAVVQGHVPFDMNSLVVVLNGREKQKVEYSTRWLEHVQALVHSHAVSHVAVVLLGNERCDNDWIGPYLKRNGGVVDLLFVVYDSPWVNDRDVFQWPLGVATYRQFPMVRPSAEMITSDRPYLCNFLGTVYKNSSRETLMQVLKQSGLEKDCITSARERWLPQETSESLNRYHTALSQSELTLCPVGVNTECYRIYEACSYGSIPVVEDVLTPGTCAGGPSSPLRLLKAAGAPFVFVSDWRELPAILERERAMSQERKVDRRRRLLEWYATFRGQMKERFTEVIEENFFKRG
- the rxylt1 gene encoding ribitol-5-phosphate xylosyltransferase 1 isoform X2 yields the protein MVTQNRTKGTKNENSKAVVKKEAGPLGRVRDGGAAAVLADQWNPWEDEEVEYNSDLNKRREAFKQHMERIEKNKPKRYKVQIWGKAAIGLYLWEHILEGPLNPTDKVAQWREGELQSGKIDFSFYTGPAVVQGHVPFDMNSLVVVLNGREKQKVEYSTRWLEHVQALVHSHAVSHVAVVLLGNERCDNDWIGPYLKRNGGVVDLLFVVYDSPWVNDRDVFQWPLGVATYRQFPMVRPSAEMITSDRPYLCNFLGTVYKNSSRETLMQVLKQSGLEKDCITSARERWLPQETSESLNRYHTALSQSELTLCPVGVNTECYRIYEACSYGSIPVVEDVLTPGTCAGGPSSPLRLLKAAGAPFVFVSDWRELPAILERERAMSQERKVDRRRRLLEWYATFRGQMKERFTEVIEENFFKRG